A stretch of Ligilactobacillus faecis DNA encodes these proteins:
- the tnpA gene encoding IS200/IS605 family transposase has protein sequence MTKEKIKEAIYTRRYIYNFHYHLIWVTKYRNQTFTTEALSNEMKAILQQVADNNDIVIEKMEVMPDHIHMLISFPPSKAPASAIKALKGRSAYIFLQNHPEIRRSQYWGGHLWSPSYYMSTLGNMSKEVVEKYINDQKYTETNKKPHKEAQ, from the coding sequence ATGACTAAAGAAAAAATCAAAGAGGCCATTTATACTCGTCGTTATATCTATAATTTCCATTACCATTTGATCTGGGTAACTAAATATCGCAATCAGACTTTTACAACCGAGGCCTTATCTAACGAAATGAAAGCTATCTTGCAGCAAGTTGCAGATAACAATGACATCGTAATCGAAAAGATGGAAGTCATGCCGGATCACATTCATATGCTGATCAGTTTTCCGCCAAGCAAAGCGCCGGCTAGTGCCATTAAGGCGCTCAAAGGACGTAGTGCCTATATTTTTTTACAAAATCATCCAGAAATACGACGTAGCCAATATTGGGGCGGTCATCTTTGGTCGCCAAGTTACTATATGAGTACATTGGGCAATATGAGCAAAGAAGTTGTCGAGAAATATATCAATGACCAAAAATATACAGAAACAAACAAAAAGCCCCATAAAGAGGCTCAATAG
- a CDS encoding nucleoside 2-deoxyribosyltransferase, whose amino-acid sequence MKSVYLASPFFSPAQKERIAQVKAALEKNPTIDEKAIFVPHENEYTKAEFGSLEWQKAAFQLDTSQIDASDVVVAIVDYKLEETKENEPDSGTAFEIGYAYATRTPVIVIQFDSEKEVNLMIAQGLTAYFDVTKEGLKALEAYDFDLLMPKYCPRPVI is encoded by the coding sequence ATGAAATCAGTATATTTAGCATCACCATTTTTTAGTCCAGCACAAAAAGAGCGGATCGCCCAAGTTAAAGCAGCTTTAGAAAAAAATCCGACGATCGATGAAAAAGCGATCTTTGTCCCACATGAAAATGAATATACAAAAGCTGAATTTGGAAGCTTAGAATGGCAAAAAGCAGCTTTTCAACTAGACACATCTCAGATCGATGCAAGCGATGTGGTCGTTGCGATCGTTGATTACAAGTTAGAAGAAACAAAAGAAAACGAACCAGACTCAGGAACAGCTTTTGAGATCGGTTATGCTTATGCAACACGGACGCCTGTGATCGTGATCCAATTTGACAGTGAAAAAGAAGTCAATTTGATGATCGCTCAAGGTCTGACAGCTTACTTTGATGTTACAAAAGAAGGACTTAAAGCATTAGAAGCTTATGACTTTGATCTTTTGATGCCTAAATATTGTCCTCGTCCAGTTATTTAA